The proteins below come from a single Carnobacterium divergens DSM 20623 genomic window:
- a CDS encoding HdeD family acid-resistance protein: MKNQRTMIKWSEIIVGIIFLIAAYFAFISPVATLLSFAILFGLAAIFRGIIAIIGYSDLKKVTGQNATLALVIGILEIIVGIVFLFNMGLAVSVLAYTFAFWFIIDSVSGLLNVNRTRALGNGAYWFSFIINLLGVVIGISLLFNPITAGLTLSFLVGFYFLLFGIESIVLGIMKK; this comes from the coding sequence ATGAAAAATCAACGTACAATGATCAAATGGAGCGAAATTATTGTTGGGATTATTTTTCTCATTGCAGCCTATTTCGCATTTATTAGTCCTGTTGCGACACTGTTAAGTTTTGCTATTTTATTTGGACTAGCTGCTATTTTTAGAGGGATTATTGCTATTATTGGCTATTCAGATTTAAAGAAAGTCACTGGACAAAATGCGACCCTAGCTTTAGTGATTGGGATTTTAGAAATTATTGTCGGAATTGTTTTTCTCTTTAATATGGGACTAGCTGTTTCAGTATTAGCTTATACCTTTGCATTTTGGTTTATTATTGATTCCGTATCTGGCTTGTTAAATGTAAACCGCACAAGAGCTTTAGGAAATGGCGCTTATTGGTTTAGCTTTATCATTAATTTACTAGGTGTTGTGATTGGGATTAGCTTACTATTTAATCCAATTACGGCTGGCTTAACGCTATCGTTCCTAGTCGGTTTTTATTTCCTACTATTTGGTATTGAAAGTATTGTATTAGGAATTATGAAAAAATAG
- a CDS encoding helix-turn-helix domain-containing protein → MFLQNFIKKNEATKINLYYSLTFSQNNDIASLQKKEALSKASVLRQLQNLINDLEQIGFEFVLDFQEECLFLTPKQQYQISSVSIVNTLFVHYLNLSSSYQFMQLFFERKDYALVDISTKLTLSNPYIYQLIPIINEKINQFHLTLTIQNKFVSLVGRESDIFMFRYLMTLALHSLSAHSTSQTIKYHNFSVDEMIQNLQLDSDQIQLDENVYLSCLFDTLIYSDIDSKKIEAEFKDSAILKLVQQLPVAKDSSVLRTFIRCCLRIFIPSLDSHSSRTQNGDKLLLSVNLPLVDLAKDMVQHVTNSFHIQQLQPNSDLFKQWFYILVIHLYAMDYFQYDFKEVYLHSKDEASAQDSVREKVITCYDSFQTDNLVWTAEKKETYRYTLVNTLYLIIESQSNTNVSIYLNFNGNIVFEKTLVYKLVSIFNESVLTFTTNSNYADLIISDYMIFSTKKDASFFLLDQSDGTKQFYQLYSLILYLLEKNQR, encoded by the coding sequence ATGTTTCTACAAAATTTTATTAAAAAAAATGAAGCTACTAAAATTAATTTGTATTACAGCCTGACTTTTTCTCAAAACAATGACATCGCCTCTCTTCAAAAAAAAGAAGCCTTATCAAAAGCTTCTGTGTTAAGACAACTTCAAAATTTAATCAATGATCTAGAACAAATTGGTTTTGAATTTGTATTGGATTTTCAGGAAGAATGCCTCTTCTTAACTCCTAAACAACAGTATCAAATCTCTTCTGTTTCGATTGTTAATACTTTGTTCGTTCACTATCTAAACCTTTCTTCTAGCTATCAATTCATGCAACTATTTTTTGAAAGAAAAGACTATGCTTTAGTGGATATTTCAACGAAATTAACTCTTTCAAACCCTTATATTTACCAACTTATCCCCATAATTAATGAAAAAATCAACCAGTTCCATTTAACTTTAACGATTCAAAATAAATTTGTTTCTCTGGTTGGTCGAGAAAGTGATATTTTCATGTTCCGTTATTTAATGACCTTAGCTCTTCATTCTCTATCTGCTCATTCAACCAGTCAAACAATTAAATACCATAATTTTTCAGTGGATGAAATGATACAAAATTTACAGTTAGATTCCGACCAAATTCAATTAGATGAAAATGTATACCTAAGCTGCCTCTTTGATACACTTATTTATTCAGATATTGATTCAAAAAAAATTGAGGCTGAATTTAAGGATTCTGCTATTTTAAAATTAGTTCAGCAATTGCCTGTTGCTAAAGATTCTTCTGTTTTAAGAACCTTTATTCGGTGCTGTTTACGCATCTTTATCCCTAGTTTAGATTCCCATTCTAGTCGAACTCAAAATGGAGATAAGTTACTACTTTCGGTTAATTTACCGCTAGTTGATTTGGCAAAAGATATGGTTCAGCATGTAACAAATTCGTTTCATATCCAGCAGTTACAGCCAAATTCAGATCTTTTTAAACAATGGTTTTATATCTTAGTCATTCATCTGTATGCAATGGACTATTTTCAATATGACTTTAAAGAAGTTTACCTTCATAGTAAAGATGAAGCATCTGCACAGGATTCTGTTCGTGAAAAAGTCATCACTTGCTATGATTCTTTTCAAACGGACAACCTTGTTTGGACAGCTGAAAAAAAAGAAACGTATCGCTATACGCTAGTCAATACGCTCTACTTGATTATTGAATCTCAAAGCAATACAAATGTGAGTATTTATCTTAACTTTAATGGAAATATTGTCTTTGAAAAGACTCTCGTTTACAAACTGGTTTCAATTTTTAATGAATCGGTTCTTACCTTTACAACCAACTCAAATTATGCCGATTTGATTATTTCTGATTATATGATCTTTTCAACGAAGAAAGACGCGTCCTTTTTCTTATTGGACCAATCTGACGGAACAAAACAATTTTATCAACTGTACTCGTTGATTTTGTATCTTCTTGAAAAAAACCAACGGTAG
- a CDS encoding WxL domain-containing protein, giving the protein MKKLVVSSVILLGGVSTLATTTFAAGNEAIVNTDNTSKVTGNVAGGSLTAKIGDVAFGDTKLAVNDKNQVTIEDTDALSSIKGQVVDLRGETGQWSLVVSSYEMKNAADETIPSAQINFEKGTDLKEFSLTNDEEKVLPFNSKDFEISELQLRFKENPKELKKGALNGVIHWTLQATPEKEDTFR; this is encoded by the coding sequence ATGAAAAAATTAGTAGTTAGCTCAGTAATTTTACTTGGAGGCGTTAGTACACTTGCAACAACAACTTTTGCAGCTGGAAATGAGGCAATCGTTAATACAGATAATACTTCAAAGGTAACAGGGAACGTAGCAGGCGGAAGCTTAACAGCTAAAATCGGAGATGTTGCCTTTGGTGATACGAAATTAGCCGTTAATGATAAAAATCAAGTGACAATCGAAGATACAGATGCACTATCATCAATAAAAGGTCAAGTAGTAGATTTACGTGGTGAAACAGGTCAATGGTCATTAGTTGTATCAAGCTACGAAATGAAAAATGCAGCAGACGAAACGATTCCAAGTGCGCAAATTAACTTTGAAAAAGGAACAGATTTAAAAGAATTTTCTTTAACAAATGATGAAGAAAAAGTATTGCCATTTAATTCAAAAGATTTTGAAATCAGTGAGTTACAACTACGTTTCAAAGAAAATCCAAAAGAATTGAAAAAAGGTGCGCTTAATGGTGTAATCCACTGGACATTACAAGCAACACCTGAGAAAGAAGATACATTTAGATAA
- a CDS encoding DUF916 and DUF3324 domain-containing protein, whose product MKKRLSLFIAFLMLPLMGQTAYASEGMSITVQPILPENQRHKELSYFDLHMEAGQAEEIGLKITNQLDETIQVEVAPHNAFTNNLGVIDYSQETPKLETEKAHTLVSMLSEKQLVTLAPHEEKNVMFQLKMPADFLPGAVLGAFYVHQIEVGNTDKSENKVTISNDFSYVVGVKLSESDQLLKPKLALKSVRAGVDESNHTSILAKIANQEATIVRKLAIKSKVIEKGTSNVLYESTEEDLSMAPYSSFDYAVSLENQELKAGEYVVELEVSDIDHNEWQLKKELTIKRDEAKRFNQAAFDVEKEPFNVKWIYLLVGIIVVLLIGIGSLVVKIKKNEKKTAFKK is encoded by the coding sequence ATGAAAAAACGACTTAGTCTATTTATAGCGTTCTTAATGTTGCCACTAATGGGACAAACCGCATATGCAAGTGAAGGAATGTCCATAACGGTTCAACCCATTTTACCAGAAAATCAGCGTCACAAAGAGCTATCTTATTTTGACTTGCACATGGAAGCTGGGCAAGCTGAAGAAATTGGCTTGAAAATAACAAATCAATTAGATGAGACGATTCAAGTAGAAGTTGCGCCACATAATGCTTTTACCAATAATTTAGGAGTGATTGATTACAGTCAAGAAACACCAAAGTTAGAAACAGAAAAAGCGCACACCTTAGTCTCGATGCTGTCTGAAAAACAACTTGTAACCTTAGCACCACATGAAGAAAAAAACGTGATGTTTCAATTAAAAATGCCGGCTGACTTTTTACCAGGTGCAGTCTTAGGAGCTTTTTATGTCCATCAAATCGAAGTAGGAAACACGGATAAATCAGAAAATAAAGTAACAATCAGTAATGATTTTTCTTACGTGGTAGGGGTGAAGCTTTCTGAAAGCGATCAACTATTAAAACCCAAACTAGCGCTAAAAAGTGTTCGTGCTGGGGTGGACGAATCAAATCATACTTCAATTCTAGCAAAAATCGCTAATCAAGAAGCGACAATTGTAAGAAAATTAGCCATCAAGTCAAAGGTAATTGAAAAAGGAACAAGTAACGTGTTGTACGAATCCACGGAAGAAGATCTTTCAATGGCACCTTATTCTTCCTTTGATTATGCCGTATCTTTAGAAAATCAAGAATTAAAAGCTGGAGAATATGTAGTGGAACTTGAAGTAAGCGATATTGATCACAATGAGTGGCAATTGAAAAAAGAGTTGACTATCAAAAGAGACGAAGCTAAACGATTTAACCAAGCTGCATTTGATGTAGAAAAAGAACCATTTAATGTTAAATGGATTTATTTATTAGTAGGAATTATTGTTGTCTTATTAATTGGCATAGGATCTTTAGTAGTTAAAATAAAAAAAAATGAAAAGAAAACAGCTTTCAAAAAATAA
- a CDS encoding L-cystine transporter, producing the protein MTNLISIILILVFFAAALYGFYWMQKKHVKFSTRVFTALAVGIVFGAIIQVIFGAQNDVTTQAISWVSIVGNGYVSLLQMLIMPLVFVSIVGAFTKLEVSKKLGKISFTVIGTLLATTAVAALIGIFSVFVFNLDGATFVQGEAETARIEALAERQEAVKDLTIPEQVVSFIPTNVFSDLSGTRSTSTIAVVIFSAFIGIAYLGVNKKDPETGEFFAKLINSLYKIVMRIVTLVLRLTPYGILALMIKVTATSDVKAIWNLGKFVAASYFALAIVLIMHLLILVFVKVNPLQYLKKSSTVLGFAFTSRSSAGAMPLNIETQTKALGVDDATANFAASFGLSIGQNGCAGVYPAMLAAIVAPTVGIDVFSPLYILTIVAVVTISSFGVAGVGGGATFASLIVLGSLNLPIAIVGLVISVEPLIDMARTAINVSDSMVAGIVTSKRINEFNSDVLNDKDAVIESSM; encoded by the coding sequence ATGACAAATCTTATTAGTATTATTCTTATCTTGGTATTCTTTGCTGCCGCACTTTACGGCTTCTATTGGATGCAAAAGAAACACGTAAAATTTTCAACGCGTGTCTTTACCGCACTAGCTGTAGGTATTGTATTTGGTGCCATTATTCAAGTTATTTTTGGGGCACAAAATGATGTAACCACTCAAGCAATTAGTTGGGTGAGCATTGTAGGAAATGGGTATGTCAGCTTGCTTCAAATGTTGATTATGCCATTAGTATTTGTTTCGATTGTCGGAGCATTCACTAAGTTAGAAGTTTCTAAAAAATTAGGTAAAATTAGTTTTACCGTAATTGGAACGCTATTAGCAACGACCGCCGTTGCCGCGTTAATTGGAATTTTTAGTGTTTTCGTCTTCAATTTAGACGGAGCAACCTTTGTCCAAGGAGAAGCAGAAACTGCTCGTATTGAAGCATTAGCTGAAAGACAAGAAGCAGTGAAAGATTTAACAATTCCAGAACAAGTAGTTAGTTTTATTCCAACAAATGTCTTTTCTGATTTATCAGGCACACGCTCAACAAGTACGATTGCAGTTGTTATTTTCTCTGCATTTATCGGAATTGCGTATCTAGGTGTGAATAAGAAAGATCCTGAAACAGGCGAATTTTTTGCGAAATTAATCAATAGTTTATATAAAATCGTGATGCGAATTGTCACGCTAGTTTTACGTTTAACCCCTTACGGAATCTTAGCTTTAATGATTAAAGTAACTGCAACAAGTGATGTCAAAGCCATTTGGAATTTAGGTAAATTCGTTGCCGCTTCCTACTTTGCATTGGCCATCGTATTGATTATGCACTTATTGATTTTAGTTTTTGTTAAAGTGAACCCATTACAATATTTGAAAAAATCATCAACTGTTCTTGGTTTTGCCTTTACATCAAGATCAAGTGCTGGAGCAATGCCTTTAAATATTGAAACTCAAACAAAAGCATTAGGTGTGGATGATGCCACTGCTAACTTTGCTGCAAGTTTTGGTTTATCAATTGGTCAAAATGGATGTGCGGGTGTCTATCCTGCAATGCTAGCAGCGATTGTAGCACCAACAGTTGGGATTGATGTGTTTAGTCCATTATACATTTTGACAATCGTAGCAGTTGTTACAATCAGCTCATTTGGTGTAGCAGGTGTGGGTGGTGGAGCAACATTTGCTTCATTAATCGTTTTAGGCTCATTGAATTTACCAATTGCTATCGTAGGATTGGTTATCTCAGTTGAACCACTAATTGATATGGCAAGAACAGCTATCAACGTTAGTGATAGCATGGTTGCGGGTATTGTCACTTCAAAACGTATCAATGAATTTAATTCAGACGTTTTAAATGATAAAGACGCAGTTATTGAATCAAGCATGTAG
- a CDS encoding glycoside hydrolase family 18 — MKKKQKMLVALMIGCISFLLLPTTSLAAGTQENQEPIMMAYYRTWRDVTMPSDANSNLPDKNVTSMLDLPKELDIVSVFHYVKPGTDQQKYWDTLKNTYVPELHARGTKLVRTIDISELLKVPAQNGKKQTTADYEKYAEELLATYVTPWNLDGLDVDMETNLTAEQIEVATGVFKALSTKLGAQSATGKLLIYDTNQTNHALFKKVAPYCDYLFLQAYGGSIARLDRTWESYKESITPQQFLPGISFPEEQDHNKWDDTIEPYETSRAYSYAMWSPKDGAKGGMFVYGVDRDGKKFGDDTISKTDFSWTKRLMKSMGKTVE; from the coding sequence ATGAAAAAGAAACAAAAAATGTTGGTTGCATTAATGATTGGTTGCATTAGTTTTTTACTACTCCCTACAACGTCTTTAGCTGCAGGAACGCAAGAGAATCAAGAACCGATTATGATGGCTTACTATCGCACCTGGCGAGACGTAACGATGCCTTCAGATGCAAACTCTAATCTACCAGATAAAAATGTAACCTCAATGCTTGATTTGCCTAAAGAATTAGATATTGTTTCAGTCTTTCACTATGTCAAACCAGGAACCGATCAGCAAAAGTATTGGGATACCTTAAAGAATACTTATGTCCCTGAGCTTCATGCAAGAGGAACGAAGCTGGTGAGAACGATTGATATTAGTGAGCTTTTAAAAGTTCCAGCGCAAAATGGCAAAAAACAAACGACTGCGGATTATGAAAAATATGCAGAGGAATTGCTTGCTACTTATGTGACACCATGGAATTTAGATGGACTGGATGTTGATATGGAAACCAACTTAACAGCAGAGCAAATTGAAGTGGCAACAGGTGTTTTCAAAGCCTTGTCTACGAAATTAGGGGCACAATCTGCTACAGGAAAACTCCTCATTTACGATACGAATCAAACCAATCACGCCTTGTTTAAAAAGGTTGCTCCTTACTGTGATTATTTGTTTTTACAAGCCTATGGTGGTAGTATCGCGCGTTTAGATCGTACTTGGGAAAGTTACAAGGAAAGCATTACACCACAGCAATTTTTACCTGGAATTTCTTTTCCAGAGGAACAAGATCATAACAAATGGGATGATACGATTGAACCGTATGAAACAAGTAGAGCTTATTCCTATGCGATGTGGAGCCCAAAAGATGGAGCTAAAGGCGGTATGTTTGTTTACGGTGTTGATCGCGATGGAAAGAAATTTGGTGACGATACCATTTCTAAAACCGATTTTAGTTGGACGAAACGATTGATGAAATCGATGGGGAAAACAGTTGAATAA
- a CDS encoding ABC transporter permease — MNLKENFKMALDSIFANKMRSFLTMLGIIIGIASVIAILAVGNGATSQITGTFNDLGASTVSLSVSNEASKSDSLNDKDLQALKTSIPTIERISPDKTLNGTASSTYEKKSALAIGGTPDLQYTNQMMDKGLVYGRYFNQNEYEDAKNVTVVSEDTAAALFKGRKDVVGEKINLASVGGTTISLKIIGVTKGTFAKMQGSFDTSKMPVYLATPLTTMAKLDPTVAAINSVTVQVASKDDIESASKQMVRLLETRHDAVGKDFYTATNFLQALDQVDSVLGLFINFIAAVAGIALLVGGIGVMNIMLVSVTERTREIGTRKALGATTNTILFQFLMESVILSLIGGIIGLILGILLANGVASALDIVPSITMGSIVMVLLFSSAVGVFFGIYPARKAARLDPIEALRYE; from the coding sequence ATGAATCTAAAAGAGAATTTCAAAATGGCTTTAGACAGTATTTTTGCAAATAAGATGCGCTCATTTTTAACAATGCTAGGCATTATTATTGGGATTGCTTCCGTTATCGCAATTCTAGCCGTAGGGAATGGTGCGACGAGTCAAATTACAGGAACATTCAATGATTTAGGTGCGTCTACAGTCTCTTTAAGCGTCAGCAATGAAGCTTCAAAAAGTGATTCTTTAAATGACAAAGATTTACAAGCATTAAAAACAAGTATCCCAACAATTGAAAGGATTTCACCTGATAAGACACTAAACGGTACTGCTTCTTCTACCTATGAGAAAAAGTCCGCTTTAGCAATCGGTGGAACGCCAGATTTGCAATACACAAACCAAATGATGGACAAAGGATTGGTGTATGGTCGCTACTTCAATCAAAATGAATACGAAGATGCCAAAAATGTCACCGTAGTTAGTGAAGATACTGCTGCTGCCCTTTTTAAAGGTCGTAAGGACGTCGTTGGGGAAAAAATTAATTTGGCAAGTGTTGGTGGAACTACCATTAGCTTGAAAATTATTGGTGTCACCAAAGGAACCTTTGCTAAAATGCAAGGCTCTTTTGACACAAGTAAAATGCCGGTCTATTTGGCAACACCTCTTACAACCATGGCAAAACTCGATCCAACCGTTGCAGCGATCAATAGCGTTACTGTACAAGTTGCAAGCAAAGACGATATTGAGTCTGCCTCTAAACAAATGGTTCGACTTCTTGAAACAAGACATGATGCTGTTGGAAAAGATTTCTACACAGCCACAAACTTTTTACAAGCATTGGATCAAGTTGACTCTGTTTTAGGTTTATTTATCAATTTTATTGCTGCTGTTGCTGGTATTGCTTTGTTAGTAGGTGGTATTGGCGTCATGAATATTATGCTTGTTTCGGTAACGGAACGGACACGAGAAATTGGAACAAGAAAAGCTCTTGGTGCAACAACCAATACCATTCTATTCCAGTTTCTAATGGAATCTGTCATTCTTTCCTTAATTGGAGGAATTATCGGATTGATTTTAGGAATCCTCCTTGCAAATGGAGTGGCTAGTGCCTTGGATATTGTCCCAAGTATTACGATGGGTTCAATTGTTATGGTCTTGCTCTTTTCTTCTGCAGTGGGTGTCTTCTTTGGGATCTACCCTGCTAGAAAAGCAGCACGTCTTGATCCGATTGAAGCCTTGCGTTACGAATAA
- a CDS encoding ABC transporter ATP-binding protein → MIDLKDIVKIYRTGGEELTALKKISLHIQEGEFTAIMGPSGSGKSTMMNILGLLDRFDSGEYILNGENVTGLSDNQSAHVRNKEIGFVFQSFNLMPRMTILENVELPMVYGGIPAKERRERALKALDRVGLSDRVKHRPNEISGGQKQRVAIARAIVNNPAVLMADEPTGNLDSKTTIEIMRIFQELNAEGTTVVMVTHEPEVAIYTKRIVSFKDGEIQDDKIQENQVIL, encoded by the coding sequence ATGATTGATTTAAAAGATATCGTTAAAATCTACCGCACTGGTGGCGAAGAATTAACGGCCTTAAAAAAAATCTCCCTTCACATTCAAGAAGGCGAATTCACTGCAATCATGGGTCCTAGTGGTTCTGGTAAATCAACGATGATGAATATTTTAGGCTTACTTGATCGATTTGATAGTGGCGAATACATTTTGAATGGGGAAAATGTAACAGGATTAAGTGACAACCAAAGTGCCCACGTCCGCAATAAGGAAATCGGATTTGTCTTTCAATCCTTTAATCTAATGCCACGTATGACGATTTTAGAAAACGTGGAACTGCCAATGGTTTATGGTGGAATTCCTGCAAAAGAGCGTCGCGAACGGGCCTTAAAAGCATTGGATCGGGTGGGATTGAGTGATCGAGTAAAACACCGACCAAATGAAATCTCTGGTGGACAAAAGCAACGGGTGGCTATTGCTCGCGCGATTGTCAATAATCCAGCCGTTTTAATGGCAGACGAACCAACAGGTAATTTAGATTCAAAAACGACAATTGAAATTATGCGGATTTTCCAAGAGTTAAATGCAGAAGGGACGACCGTCGTTATGGTTACTCATGAACCTGAAGTTGCCATTTATACAAAACGGATTGTTTCTTTTAAAGATGGCGAAATCCAAGATGACAAAATTCAAGAGAACCAAGTCATTTTATAG
- a CDS encoding efflux RND transporter periplasmic adaptor subunit: MNWKKILGFLIVIAAVVFIGFSVFGPKEKAKVSTVSTTEVKEKTVVETLSTTGKLEPIETQEAYGQGVVSEVNVAVGDTVEKDATLVSYLDGTKLKANFAGTVTALNVKKDEADLSAQTAKPSVSLADLSNLKVAISLSKSDASIVKKDQVVTLRTGNETFKGRVSAIDPVATTTTGATGSDTSLGGTIVFDTPPAGLFAGFEIDADITTNTADNALTIPVEALLYDKENKPFVYTIKKDQAKKVMIETGIQSDNLVQINKGLTKGEKVILTPDDSIKNGTSVTAK; the protein is encoded by the coding sequence ATGAATTGGAAAAAAATACTTGGATTTTTAATTGTCATTGCAGCGGTAGTCTTTATCGGTTTCAGTGTCTTTGGTCCAAAAGAAAAAGCAAAAGTAAGTACCGTTTCAACCACAGAAGTCAAAGAAAAAACAGTTGTGGAAACCTTATCTACGACCGGGAAATTAGAGCCTATTGAAACACAAGAAGCCTACGGTCAAGGTGTCGTTTCAGAAGTCAATGTTGCTGTTGGCGATACCGTTGAAAAAGACGCTACTTTAGTCTCTTATCTTGATGGTACAAAATTAAAAGCAAACTTTGCTGGTACCGTAACAGCGCTAAATGTCAAAAAAGATGAAGCTGATTTAAGTGCTCAAACTGCTAAGCCTTCCGTTTCTCTAGCAGACTTAAGCAACTTAAAAGTCGCTATTTCACTTTCTAAATCAGATGCAAGTATTGTCAAAAAAGATCAAGTCGTAACGTTAAGAACCGGCAATGAAACCTTCAAGGGTCGTGTTTCTGCAATTGATCCAGTGGCAACCACCACAACTGGCGCTACTGGTTCAGATACTTCCTTAGGTGGCACAATTGTTTTTGATACGCCTCCTGCTGGTTTATTTGCTGGCTTTGAAATCGATGCAGATATTACAACCAACACTGCAGATAATGCCTTAACGATTCCTGTTGAAGCGTTATTGTACGACAAAGAAAATAAACCTTTTGTTTATACGATTAAAAAAGATCAAGCTAAAAAAGTGATGATTGAAACAGGAATTCAATCAGATAACCTTGTTCAAATCAATAAAGGCTTAACTAAAGGAGAAAAAGTAATTCTAACTCCTGACGACAGCATTAAAAATGGTACCAGTGTCACAGCTAAATAA
- a CDS encoding GNAT family N-acetyltransferase produces MCLYIEDTDEQCYTIWHFFIDKTYQGKGYGKEAIKRVIDLIEKEPPLKTNKIALTVEDENTVAKKLYESVGFYDTNERDEDNEIIMMKNI; encoded by the coding sequence ATGTGTCTATATATAGAAGATACGGATGAACAATGTTATACTATTTGGCATTTTTTCATTGATAAAACCTATCAAGGGAAAGGGTATGGAAAAGAGGCAATCAAACGAGTCATTGATTTGATTGAGAAAGAACCGCCATTGAAAACCAATAAAATAGCCTTAACGGTTGAAGATGAAAATACGGTTGCTAAAAAGTTGTACGAGTCTGTTGGATTTTATGATACAAATGAACGAGACGAGGATAATGAAATCATTATGATGAAAAACATTTAG